One window of Hydractinia symbiolongicarpus strain clone_291-10 chromosome 3, HSymV2.1, whole genome shotgun sequence genomic DNA carries:
- the LOC130635820 gene encoding uncharacterized protein LOC130635820, giving the protein MGKYTVTKIITVIISVAVVRCEPQKQKDTSVSVSLDQPNGCQCSGYECSCCVKLNVAKIHLKETACVGAKYLPKEIGIELDLELNNKSLIREKVSLRNPPPLCVGIPHLHDYASLCVVLYNVTWSGKVGACLKIEAKLIGATIEDINVGCFHFNDQGFKFTKFLRNMLKWFLDNWKTPVHGKKTGIIL; this is encoded by the exons ATGGGGAAATACACAGTCACTAAAATTATTACTGTTATCATATCCGTGGCAGTTGTTCGCTGTGAACCACAAAAACAAA AAGACACAAGTGTTTCAGTTTCTTTGGATCAGCCAAATGGATGTCAGTGTTCTGGATATGAATGCAGTTGTTGTGTCAAGTTAAATGTGGCAAAAATCCATTTAAAGGAAACtg CTTGCGTAGGAGCAAAGTATTTGCCAAAAGAGATT GGTATCGAATTGGATCTGGAATTGAACAATAAATCTTTGATTCGTGAGAAAGTTTCct TGAGAAATCCTCCGCCATTATGCGTTGGCATCCCACACCTTCATGACTACGCAAGCTTGTGTGTGGTTTTGTACAatgtcacttggtctggaaaaGTTGGCGCGTGCTTGAAAATTGAAGCGAAACTTATAGGAGCGACAATTGAAGACATCAATGTTGGGTGTTTTCATTTCAATGACCAAGGTTTtaagtttacaaaatttttaaggAATATGTTAAAATGGTTTTTGGATAACTGGAAAACACCAGTTCATGGCAAGAAGACTGGTATAATCCTTTAA
- the LOC130635821 gene encoding ankyrin repeat domain-containing protein 40-like translates to MDFSEEMNEKLREMCCIGEVDTALNLLRSGADINSQNKMNGWTCLHWAAKRGHTALVKILMHNGGDADLKNFKGETAYDIALNKELKEILFNNHEESSTSQICQKEVQDLTKEMNNNSVFKPIPSEKKFVPNYLSNPVFPYNGRQNNLFKPQATNGSFQNDILNESKQLKEIGNDVDSELVLKVRNAASDEQDFIEIELDKKKLTFDCFMQVCCEELNISKDNVKKIRKLPNTIIRKDKDVSRLKDFQEIELIL, encoded by the coding sequence atggaTTTTTCtgaggaaatgaatgaaaaacTGCGAGAAATGTGTTGCATTGGCGAAGTAGACACTGCACTCAACTTGCTTAGAAGTGGTGCCGATATcaattcacaaaataaaatgaacGGATGGACATGTTTACACTGGGCTGCTAAACGTGGTCACACCGCCCTAGTTAAAATTCTCATGCATAATGGAGGCGATgctgatttaaaaaattttaagggtGAGACTGCGTACGATATTGCATTAAATAAAGAACTGAAAGAAATCTTATTTAATAACCACGAGGAGTCGAGCACTTCGCAAATTTGTCAAAAAGAGGTACAAGATCTTACTAAAGAGATGAACAATAATAGCGTGTTTAAACCAATTCCAAGTGAGAAGAAATTTGTTCCAAATTATTTAAGTAATCCTGTGTTTCCTTATAATGGCAGacaaaataatctttttaaGCCACAAGCTACGAATGGCTCCTTTCAAAATGATATACTTAACGAAAGTAAACAACTGAAGGAAATAGGTAATGACGTTGATTCAGAACTAGTTTTGAAAGTTCGGAATGCTGCTTCAGATGAGCAAGATTTTATTGAAATCGAACTCGACAAAAAAAAGTTGACATTCGATTGCTTTATGCAAGTTTGTTGCGAGGAGTTGAATATTTCCAAAGACAATGTAAAAAAGATTCGAAAGCTGCCGAATACGATAATACGCAAAGATAAAGATGTTAGTCGACTGAAAGATTTTCAAGAAattgaattaattttgtaa
- the LOC130635819 gene encoding succinate dehydrogenase [ubiquinone] cytochrome b small subunit A, mitochondrial-like, with translation MAAVAVLRSARNPSILCFRGYLGAHKISAKILLPTSQLQQGKKHDLINSKRASFHTTVLCKKEKFEIPQNRKDGAYHWAVERVVAVGLLAFIPAGAFYPSPIVDYSLAVLLPMHAYWGINAIVADYMWRPAVPAVNALSLLTSVLAGAGLMYLNIYDVGICKFTSMLMHL, from the exons ATGGCGGCGGTAGCTGTGCTTAGATCTGCAAGAAACCCTTCGATTTTGTGTTTTCGTG GCTACTTAGGAGCTCACAAGATTTCTGCGAAGATTCTACTGCCCACCTCTCAGCTCCAGCAGGGAAAAAAGCATGATT taaTAAATTCTAAAAGGGCTTCCTTTCACACCACTGTTTtgtgcaaaaaagaaaaattcgaGA TTCCACAAAACCGAAAGGATGGAGCATATCACTGGGCAGTCGAAAGAGTTGTAGCAGTTGGACTGCTAGCATTTATACCAGCTGGTGCATTCTACCCATCTCCTATTGTGGACTACTCACTCGCTGTGTTACTACCCATGCACGCTTACTG GGGTATTAACGCGATTGTCGCTGATTACATGTGGCGTCCTGCTGTTCCTGCTGTAAACGCTCTTTCGTTGTTGACGTCAGTATTAGCTGGTGCCGGGTTGATGTACTTAAATATATACGATGTTGGTATATGCAAATTCACTTCTATGCTCATGCATCTTTGA
- the LOC130636847 gene encoding tigger transposable element-derived protein 4-like has translation MNRRQKKTQVFQFLWINQVDANVLDINASVVSRLIFPDKLGLKILLIRVLQALLLIRMINDASSKPFERLFRTFSRKSKEFQKKDTLITMSSVAGSKRRIDNKSYKIKYKALKALEKGTAPKDVAKEFKIPPSTLSTWKKNKEKIYKQFNNGQTSKRSKPEKFEDVNKAVHKWLLMMRSENIPISGPMLKEKALEFAEALGVESFQASQGWMAKWKTSHNYRDQCLPNKPLHMKGDKCSGGKHSKVRLTGLAAGNALGKRLPMFVIGKSANPRCFKGVKTLPCRYRSQKKSWMSGELFEEWVRELDRKFSVSKRKIALIIDNCTAHPHVENLEWVELIFLPPNTTSQTQPMDQGIIRALKAKYRSLAVRKLIKALDEEKSTPKFSILAAMYMLRKAWDDVSNKTFTNCFRKSGISQKDAERAINEDDDPFKSLTSEVEEDPIPTLDAELSYIKRRFPDHIDPDLSTEDFIDFDIEVSTSHGRLKTADIIAEITGTQYEELEEVDEEDKEEEDKITRPTAEQVRTAINVLEDLSIFSHFGEEMIASLRDLNRNIAKDFDMSSLTRMNNNTTFYDVVKSFLVCVVAEYLPEEIVSFYYSQLKTFRDVKRHQILSGMERPVFDS, from the exons ATGAACAGACGACAAAAG AAGACACAAGTGTTTCAGTTTCTTTGGATCAACCAAGTGGATGCCAATGTTCTGGATATAAATGCAAGTGTTGTGTCACGTTTAAT TTTTCCTGATAAATTGGGTCTAAAAATCTTGTTAATACGTGTTTTGCAGGCCTTATTATTAATTCGAATGATTAATGATGCGTCATCCAAACCTTTCGAACGTCTTTTTCGAACGTTTTCGAGAAAatctaaagaatttcaaaagaaagacaCTCTCATAACAATGTCGTCTGTGGCAGGATCAAAGCGTCGAATTGACAATAAGTCGTACAAAATCAAGTACAAAGCTCTTAAAGCGTTGGAAAAGGGTACTGCGCCAAAGGATGTGGCAAAAGAGTTCAAAATTCCTCCAAGCACCCTGtcaacttggaaaaaaaataaagaaaagatttaCAAGCAGTTTAACAACGGGCAAACATCGAAGAGATCAAAGCCAGAAAAATTCGAAGATGTGAACAAAGCTGTTCATAAATGGTTACTTATGATGAGGAGTGAGAATATCCCAATCAGTGGCCCGATGCTGAAAGAGAAAGCTCTTGAGTTTGCCGAAGCGTTGGGTGTCGAGTCATTTCAAGCTTCTCAGGGGTGGATGGCTAAATGGAAAACCAG TCACAACTACAGAGATCAATGCCTTCCCAATAAACCTTTGCATATGAAAGGTGATAAGTGTTCTGGAGGAAAACACAGCAAAGTTAGACTTACTGGTTTAGCTGCTGGTAATGCCTTGGGGAAACGATTGCCAATGTTTGTAATCGGCAAGTCCGCCAACCCTCGTTGCTTTAAAGGTGTCAAAACACTACCCTGTCGATACCGTTCGCAAAAGAAGAGTTGGATGTCTGGAGAGCTGTTCGAAGAGTGGGTACGCGAGCTTGATCGAAAATTCTCTGTCTCTAAGCGAAAAATTGCTTTGATTATTGACAATTGTACCGCACATCCTCATGTTGAAAACCTGGAATGGGTAGAATTGATCTTTCTTCCTCCAAATACCACGTCCCAAACCCAACCTATGGACCAAGGAATTATCCGCGCCCTGAAAGCAAAATATCGATCGCTAGCAGTGCGGAAATTGATAAAAGCCTTGGACGAGGAAAAATCGACTCCGAAGTTCTCGATTCTTGCAGCTATGTACATGCTAAGGAAAGCATGGGATGATGTTTCCAACAAAACATTCACCAATTGCTTTCGAAAATCAGGAATTTCCCAAAAGGATGCAGAAAGAGCGATCAACGAAGATGACGacccttttaaaagtttaaccaGCGAAGTAGAAGAAGACCCAATTCCAACCCTCGATGCTGAACTCTCTTACATAAAACGAAGGTTTCCTGACCACATTGATCCTGACTTATCAACTGaagatttcattgattttgacaTTGAAGTCAGTACATCCCATGGGCGTCTGAAGActgctgacatcattgctgaGATCACTGGGACTCAATACGAAGAATTAGAAGAGGTCGACGAAGAAGACAAGGAGGAAGAAGATAAGATCACAAGACCGACGGCCGAGCAAGTGCGTACAGCTATCAACGTCCTCGAAGACTTgagtattttttcacattttggagaaGAAATGATAGCTTCTCTGAGGGACTTGAATCGTAATATCGCCAAAGATTTTGATATGAGTT CTTTAACGAGAATGAATAATAACACAACATTCTACGACGTGGTAAAGAGTT ttctAGTTTGCGTGGTTGCAGAGTATTTACCAGAAGAAATTGTGAGTTTTTATTATTcacaattaaaaacatttagagATGTCAAac GGCATCAAATTTTATCTGGAATGGAACGGCCAGTCTTTGATTCATAA